From Cupriavidus oxalaticus:
ACGTACTTGTCGGTTGCCTCCAGGTAGATCACCTCGTCGACCGGGATGATGCGGACCTCCTGACCGACCAGCGCCTTGATAAAGCGCAGGTACTGGCGCTGCGACGCGCCGCCGGGCGTGGCGTGCTCCAGGGATTCGAGCCGCGCCAGCAGTTGCCCCAGGCGGTCGGTGTCGAGCATGGCGGCGCCCTCATCCGTCTCCTCGTCTGCGTCGTCCTCCGTGTCCGACATCGCCTGCAGGCGTTCCTTGAGGCGGCACACGGTCGCCTCCAACCGCTCGCGCTGCACCGGCTTGAGCACATAGTCGACCGCGGCGCGCTCGAAGGCCTCCAGTGCAAACTGGTCATAGGCGGTGACAAAGACCACCAGCGGCGGGATATCAAACTCGATCAGCTCGCGCGCCACGTCCATGCCGCTCATGCCCGGCATGCGGATGTCCAGGAACACCACGCGCGGCTGGTGCTCGCGCGCGGCGGCCAGCGCGGCCATGCCGTCGTGCACGACCGAGACGATACGGGCCTCGGGCCACAGCGACTTCAGTTCGGATTCCAGCACGCGCGCGAGCAGCGCTTCGTCGTCGGCGATCAGAAGGGTCGGAGTCATGGGGGCGAGGTTGGGGGCAGTGAAAAAATCTGGGCGATGCTGGGGGCGCCGCCCTACGCAGCGCCCCTCGTTGTCTTCGCACCGGCGATCGCCAGCAGCGCGTTCAGGTCCGCTGGATCGCCGGCGACACCGGCATGCTCTCCGGCAGCGTGACCGTCTGCGTCAGGGTCGGCGCCTCGACCGGGCGCACCAGCGGCAGCGTCAGCCGCACCACCACGCCGCGCGGCGTGTTTTCTTCCATCTGCATGCTGGCGGCGGCCCCGAAGATCCGTGCCAGCCGCTCGCGCACATGGGTGATGCCCAGCCCCGAGCCCTTGCCCGAGGCCTGGCCAAAGCCCACGCCGGTATCGGCAATGATGACCTGCACCGCATCGTCGCCGGCGGCGCGCGCCGACAGGCGGATATGCCCGCCGATCATGCAAGGCTCGATACCGTGCGTCACCGCGTTTTCCACCAGCGGCTGGATCAGCATCGGCGGAATTTCGACCTTGGCCAGCTCGCGCGGCAGGTCGATGTCATACGACAGCCGCTGGCCGAAGCGCATGCCCTGGATATCCAGGTAGCTGCGCAGCAGCTCGAACTCCTGCCGCAGCGTGCATTGCTCGGCGCGGGTGTGGGCCAGCGACATGCGCAGGAATCCGATCAGGCGCTGCAGCAGCTGGCGCGCGGCGGGCGGGTCGGTGGCGATCAGGCCGTCGAGGTTGGCCAGCGAGTTGAACAGGAAGTGCGGCTCGATCTGCGCCTGCAGCGCCATCAGCTGCGCGCGCACCAGTTGCTTTTCGGCTTCCTCGCGCTGCAGCGCGTCGAGCGCGGCCTGGCGCTCCAGGTAGGCGAGCTTCTCGCGCGACCAGTAAAAATAGATCATCGACGCCGATGCCAGCATGCCCACCACCAGACACATGCGCAGCATGTCGCCGGTTTCGGCCACCGACTTGGGCGGCAGGTCCAGCGCCACGCGCGTGGCCCAGCCGCCGATCACCACGCCGGTCGGCACCGCGGCGGCGGCCAGCAGCAGGAAAGGCCAGCGCCGCGGCCGGTCGTTCCACCAGATGCCGACGCGGGGGATATCGATCAGCAGCCAGATCGACAGGCCGATCAGCTGGCTGTAGACAAAGTTGTGCCAGAGCGTGCCGCCGGTCTGGAAGCCGTAGTTGAGGCTGACGGCGATGACCGTGTTCATGCACAGCACGAACAGCAGGTCGCGCCCGAGGATGGTAAGCCGCGACGGGGGCGCGGTGGCGACGGTGGAGATGCAGCGGTTCATGGCGGTATGTTAGCGTTGGCTCGTCTCGGCGCAATCCCCCGAGGTGACGCGCGTGCCACACTCACCGGTCAGCGCACGCCACCACTGCCCTGACAGCACATAGCGCGGGAAGGTGATCCATTGCTCGGCGAAGATGCGTCCGGCGATGTCCGCCGGTCCGGCAAACGGCTCCGGCGCGTTGGCCTCGAGCCGGTGCCCGCGCCCTTGCAGCGCCAGCGACATGCCCATGCACACCAGCCCCAGCGCCACCGCGGGCAGGCTCAGCCGCAGGATGCCATAGGCGCCCAGCACCGTGCCCGCCATGAACATCGGCACGGCCACGATATGCAGCAGCAGGTTGCGGGGATGCTGGTGGTTGCGGCCATAGCCGCGCCACTGCCAGCGCAGCAGCGGTTCTTCGCGCATGATCGTCTCTCTCCCTTGCCCTTTTTCTGCCCGCCTACATCGCCCGGCCAGGGGCCGAAGGGGCAGCCGCGCGCAATATCTGTTGCACTGCGGGAAAGCGCCGCGCAAGTTCAATCCGGATGCGGAAGGCCATGCGTGGCACGTGCACGGACTTTACCCTTCACCCGGCTGCGAAGAAAGCCTGTTGCGACGAACGGTGGAAACGGGGCGCGAACGGCACCGTGCGGGGGCGGACGGCGCGCGCGGAAGGCGGCGAGGTGCAGCCAACGCCATCCGGCGCCGGGCAAAGCCCGGCGCCGGGCCGAGATACGGGCGGCGCTCAGGCCGCCAGCGCCTGCCGCTCCTGCTCCGACAGCGCGCTGCTGACGGTGTCGCGCGACAGGTGCGGCGCGAACATATTGATGAAGGCGTGCGCATAGCCGCGCAGGTAGGAACCACGGCGCACGGCCACGCTGGTGGTGTTGGGCGCGAACAGGTGGTCGGCCTTGATGCGCACCAGGCCAGAATCCTTGCGCTCGTCGTACGCCATCGACGCGATGATGCCCACGCCCAGCTCCAGCTCGGCATAGGTCTTGATCACGTCGGCGTCGAGCGCGGTCAGCACGATCTCCGGCTGCAGCCCGGCTTCGGCGAAGGCGCTGTCGATCTTGCGGCGGCCGGTAAAGCCGGCGTCGTAAGTGATGAGCTGGAAACCGGCCACGTCCTCGAGCGTCGGCTCGGGCAGGCGCGTCAGCGGATGGTCGGGCGAAACCACCAGCACGTGCTGCCAGCTGTAAGCCTCGAACGAGGTCAGCCCGGCTTCGGTCGCCAGCGCTTCGGTGGCGATGCCGATATCGGCCTGCCCCGTCAGCAGCAGCTCAACGATATGCGTGGGCGACGCTTCCTGCAGCGCGAGGGTCACGTGCGGATACTCGCGGCGGAAGGCCTGCACCACGCGCGGCAGCGCGTAGCGGGCCTGCGTGTGGGTGGTGGCCACGGTCAGGCGCCCGGTATGGCGGCCGGCGAACTCGTCGCCGGCCTGGCGCAGGTTCTCGGCCTCAAGCAGCAGGCGCTCGACGATGCGCACGATCTCGCGGCCGGGCTCGGTCAGCCCGGTCAGGCGCTTGCCGTAGCGCTCGAAGATCTCCACGCCCAGCTCTTCTTCCAGTTCGCGGATCTGGCGCGACACGCCGGGCTGCGAGGTGTAGAGCGCGTTGGCGACCTCGGTCAGGTTGAACTGGCGGCGCACCGCCTCGCGGATCGATCGGAGTTGCTGGAAGTTCATCGTGCGGCCTCTTGTTTTTTGATGGGGGCAGTGCCGTTGGCCTGCGTAAAGACGCGCAGCTGGCGCGGCCGCACGGCGAGCAGCTCGCCCTCGCGGAAGCCCGCGCGGCGGAAGCGCTCGAGCGGCAGCGCCACCTCGATCACGTCCTGGTTGTCTTCACGCTCGAGTTCGAGCTGGGCCACCGGGCCGAGCGTCAGCGCGCGGCGCAGCGTCACGGCAATGCCGTCGGCGCCGGGCGAATAGCGCTCCAGGTCCAGGTCGTGCGGACGCACATACGCCACCGCATCGCCTGCGGTCTCGTGCCCGCTGCCGACCACCGGCAGCACCGCTTCGCCGGTATGCAGCAGGCCGCCGCTCTCGCCCACTTCCAGCCGGCCGTGGAACAGGTTCACATTGCCGAGGAAGCCGAACACGAACGGCGTGGCCGGATGGTTGTAGACCGCCTCGGGCGAGCCATACTGCTCGACGTGGCCGCGGTTCATCAGCACCACCTGGTCGGCCACTTCCAGCGCTTCTTCCTGGTCGTGCGTGACGAACACGCTGGTCACATGCAGTTCATCGTGCAGGCGGCGCAGCCAGCGGCGCAGCTCCTTGCGCACCTTGGCGTCGAGCGCACCGAACGGTTCGTCGAGCAGCAGCACGCGCGGCTCCACCGCCAGCGCGCGCGCCAGCGCGATGCGCTGGCGCTGGCCACCCGACAGCTGCGACGGGTAGCGGTCGGCCAGCCAGTCGAGCTGCACCAGGTCGAGCAGCGAATGCACCTTCTCGCGGATCTGCGCTTCGCTGGGGCGTTCGGCGCGCGGCTTCACGCGCAGGCCGAAGGCCACGTTCTCGAACACGCTCATGTGCTTGAACAGCGCGTAGTGCTGGAATACGAAGCCCACCTGGCGCTGGCGCACATGCTGGCCCGAGGCGTCCCGCCCGGAAAGCACGATCTGGCCCGCGTCGGCGCGCTCCAGGCCGGCGATGATGCGAAGCAGGGTGGTCTTGCCGCAACCGGACGGCCCCAGCAGCGCGGTCAGCTCGCCTTCGTCGAAATCGAGCGAGACATTGTCCAGCGCGACGAAATCGCCAAAGCGCTTCTCTACGTTCTTGACCTGGATGCTCATGATGCCGTTCCTTACACGGATGCCTGCAGGGGGGTTCCTGCTGTACCAGCTGTACCAATCGGCCGCTCGATCACGGCCTCTTCCGTCTCTTTGCGCGCGCGCCATTCCACCAGCGTCTTGATGCCGAGGGTGACCAGCGCCAGCAGCGTAAGCAGCGAGGCCACCGCGAAGGCCGCCGCGAAGTTGTATTCGTTGTAGAGGATCTCTACGTGCAGCGGCATGGTGTTGGTCAGCCCGCGGATATGGCCCGACACCACCGATACCGCGCCGAACTCGCCCATCGCGCGCGCATTGCAAAGGATCACGCCGTACAGCAGGCCCCAGCGGATATTGGGCAGCGTGATATGGCGGAAGGTCTGCCAGCCCGAGGCGCCCAGCACGATCGCGGCCTCTTCCTCTTCGCTGCCCTGCGCCTGCATCAGCGGGATCAGTTCGCGCGCCACGAAGGGGAAGGTCACGAAGATCGTCGCCAGCACGATGCCGGGCACCGCGAACATGATCTTGATGTCGTGCGCTTCCAGCCACGGGCCGAACCAGCCCTGCGCGCCAAACAGCAGCACATAGACCAGGCCGGAGATCACCGGCGACACCGAGAACGGCAGGTCGATCAGCGTGATCAGCAGGTTCTTGCCGCGGAACTCGAACTTGGCGATGGCCCATGCCGCCGCCACGCCGAACACCACGTTCAGCGGCACCGCGATCGCCGCCACCGTCAGCGTGAGCTGGATCGCGGCCACGGCATCGGGTTCGACCAGCGCTTCAAAGTAGGTCTGCACGCCCTTGCGCAGCGCTTCGTAGAACACCGAAGCCAGCGGCACGAACAGGAACAGCGTGAGGAACAGCACCGCCACCGTGATCAGCGTGTAGCGCACCCATGGCGCCTCGCCGGTGGCATCGAATGCGTGGTGGGCCTTGGCCTGGCGCTGCGCGCCCAGGCGTCCCGAAACTGCGCCCGCCATATCAGAACTCCTTGCCCGTCGCGGGCGCTTCCGGTGCCAGCGCAGCGCGCGCACCCGACTGGTGGCGGCGCGTCCAGGCCTGCAGCAGGTTGATCAGCAGCAGCAGTCCGAACGAGATCACCAGCATCACCACGGCCACCGCGGTGGCGCCGGCGTAGTCGTATTGCTCCAGCTTGGAATAAATCATCAGCGGCGCGATCTCGGACACCATCGGCATGTTGCCGGAGATAAAGACCACCGAGCCGTACTCGCCGGTGGCGCGCGCGAAGGACAGCGCGAAGCCGGTCAGCAGCGCCGGCAGGATCGCCGGCAGGATCACGCGCCGGAAGGTCTGCAGCCGGTTGGCGCCCAGGCTGGCGGCGGCCTCTTCCAGTTCCTGCTCCACGTCTTCCAGCACCGGCTGCACCGTGCGCACCACGAACGGCAGGCCGATAAACGTCAGCGCCACCACCACGCCCAGCGGCGTGAACGCGACCTTGATCCCGAGCGGCTCGAGGTAGCGGCCGATCCAGCCGTTGCCGGCAAACAGCGCGGTCAGCGCGATGCCGGCCACCGCGGTCGGCAGCGCAAACGGCAGGTCGACCAGCGCATCGATCAGGCGCTTGCCGAAAAAGCGGTAGCGCACCAGCACCCAGGCGACAATCAGCCCGAACACCGTATTGACAATGGCCGCCACCAGCGATGCGCCGAAGCTCAGCTGCAGCGATGCCACCACGCGCGGCGCCGTGATCGACGTCCAGAACGCGTCCCACGTCATCGTGAACGTCTTCAGGAACGTGGCCGACAGCGGAATCAGGACGATCAGCGTCAGGTAGAACAGCGTGAAGCCCAGCGACAGGCCAAAGCCGGGAAGCACCGTGAAGCGCTGCTTGGCGGGGCGGCGGGGCGCACGCGATGCCGGCGCATCGGGGGCGCCCGGCGTGGGGGCATCCGCCAGGGATAGGGATGGTGGCATGTCGGTCTCGTCTGTGGTGGCCGGCTTGTGGCGCCGGTTCCTTATGACGCCGGCGCATATTGCGCCGGCTTACGAGACAGATTCTGCAGATCCGTTCTTATAAACAGAACGAATCTTTCTGAATTTTCTTAGACGGTTTAGATATATGGAGCGCCCGGCGCCACTTCCACGCCGGCTTCCCATGGCGCAGGCGTCACTTCAATGGCTCCGGCATCACATGCGTCAGCGATACGTTGCACCAGCGTACCCAGCAACGCCAGGCCCTCGTCCCAGTCGCCCAGGCCGGAATCGGAATTGATATGCCCCAGGTTGCCGGCATCGACCAGTTCGCTGCCCCACAGCGTGCCCCAGCTGAAGGCGGTGCGCTGCGGCATCCAGGGATCGTTGCGGCTGGCGACCATGATGGTGGGGAACGGCAGGCGGTAGGTCGGCAGCAGGCTGGCGACGCCAAACTTGTCGGGATCGGCCGGCGCCACCAGCAGCGCGCCGGCGATACCGGCCGGGTCCAGCGCCGCCTGCCGCAGGGCCGCCAGGCAGCCAAAGCTGTGCGCCACCAGCAGCGCCCCACGCGAGGCCACGCGCTGCGCCCGCATCACGCCTTCCGAGACGCGCTCGGCCCACAGCGGCAGGCTCGGACGCGACCAGTCATGCTGCTCGACGCGCTGCCAGTCCGGGAAGCGCTGCTCCCAGCGGCTTTGCCAGTGCCCCGGGCCGCTGCCATGCAGGCCCGGCACGGTCAGCACCTGCAGGTGCCGCGGGATTTCCAGGCGCGTACCGTGCGCCGCCGATGATGGCCCTGCCGATGGCCCGATCGCTTGCGTCATACCGGCTCCTTGCTAAGTTGGTGTGCCGCTGCCGATGCCGCTCCTGCGCCCTGCGCCCGCAGTCCGGCCGTGCTGACCAGCGCGCCGGCGAAAGCGCCCTGCCCCAGGTCGATGCCCGCGGCCTGCAGCCGCTCCACGCTTTCGGCGTCCTGTAGCCGCCGCCCGATCAGCGTGACGCCGGCATTGGCGGCGCTGGCGCGCAGCCCCGACAGCTGGCGATCGGTCCAGGTGCGGCGCATATCGAGCTTGAGCCAGTCCGGCAACGCATGCGCCATCAGCGCGCCCGCCTCGGCCGGGTCCGACGCCTGCAGGCTGACCGCGAAGCCGTTGCGGCGATAGTTGCCGACCACGTGCAGCAGCAGCGGCAGGTCGTCGTTGGCGCTGGCCGGCACCTGGATCACGAAGCGCTCCAGCGGCAACCCCAGCGACTGCAACGCGCGCCGGAACGCGGCGCCATGGTCGTCGGCAACCGCCGCGAGCAGCCGGTTGTGCACGTTCAGCACCAGCTTGTGCGCGCCGTCGGCGGCAAAGTAGTTGATCGCGTGCAGCAGCCGCGACAGGCGGTCCAGCGACACCAGCGTGGTGTCGTCGGCAGCCATTGCGAACAACTTCCACGCGGCCAGGCCCACGCCATCGTCGGCGTAGGTATGGATCGAGCCTTCGTGCGCGACCACCTCGCGCTCGGCCAGGGTCACCAGCGGCTCGAAGGCGCTGGTCAGCGAGCAATTGAAGAACTGTCCCTGCACCTGCCCGCGCGCGTCGCGCCACAGTTGCCGGTCGGCCAGCGGCTGGCGCGGCAGCGATTCCAGATAGCGTTGCAGCGGATTGGCTGCGCTGGCGGGTTCATGCACGCCTGGCATGGCGATTTCCTTCGGTTGACCGGACCGCGTCGGGTCCCATGGTCGGGTTGTTGATGGCAACGGCGTGCTGCCGCAGCGCACGCCCTGCCTGCTCATGATAGGAGTTCAGCGGGCGGCAGCGAATGAAGATTCCGGGCTGTCGATGTGCGCACCGATGTCGATGCGCTGCGCACGGCGCTTCGTGCCCGCATCGAGGGGCGAAGAGGCCGCTGGCGCTTGCCGCAGCACCCGCTGCAGCACCGCGGCTTCCAGTTGCGCGAAGCCGGCGGCGCCGCGCTCGCGCGGCCGCGCCAGCGCCACGCGCTCGTCCATCGCGATGTGGCCGTCCTCGATCAGCACGATGCGGTCGGCCAGCGCCACGGCCTCGGAGACGTCATGCGTCACCAGCAGCGCCGTGAAGCCAAGCCGCCGCCACAGACCTTCGATCAATCCCTGCATTTCGATGCGCGTCAGCGCATCCAGCGCGCCCAGCGGCTCATCGAGCAGCAGCAACTGCGGGTGATGCACCAGCGCGCGCGCCAGTGCCACGCGCTGCCGTTGCCCGCCGGACAGCCGTGCAGGCCACGCCTGCGCGCGCTCGGCCAGGCCCACCTGCGCCAGCACCTCGGCCGCCTCGCCGCGCCGCGCGCGCGGCAGGCCCAGCGCCACGTTGTCCAGCACGCGCTTCCACGGCAGCAGGCGCGCATCCTGGAACATCACGCGCACGTCGGCGCCGCGCTTGCGGCTGCCCTTGCCCTGCTCCTGCGTGTCACCGTCGATGGCGATGCTGCCGCCGTCGGCGCCTTCCAGCCCCGCCAGCAGCCGCAGCAGCGTGCTCTTGCCGCAGCCGCTGCGCCCGACGATGGCGACGAACTCGCCCGGCGCCACGTCGAGCGCCACATCGTGCAGCACCTCGCGACCGTCATAGCGCTTGACTACCTGGCGCAAGCGTAGCGCGACGCCACCATGGCGGCGGCGCGGCGCCGCTGCCTCGTGCCTGACCGCCTCGCGGCGCGCGAGGCCCGCTTCAAGTTCGGCCAGCGCGGCCTGTTCCACCGGATACATCTGCATGTCGATCTCCTTGCCGAACGTGCGGCGTTGCGTGGTTCAGGCGGCTGCGTAGCCCGGGTGCCAGCGCAGCCAGTAGCGCTCCAGCCCGCGCGACAGCAGGTCGGCCAGCTTGCCCAGCAGCGCGTATAGCAGGATGCCCACCAGCACCACGTCGGTCTGCAGGAACTCGCGCGCGTTCATGGTCATGTAGCCGATGCCGGACTGCGCGGAGATGGTTTCCGCGACGATCAGGATCACCCACATCAGCCCGAGCGAAAAACGCACGCCCACCAGGATCCCGGGCAACGCGCCTGGGAGGATCACTTCACGGTACAGCTGCCAGCCCGACAGCCCGTAGCTGCGCGCCATCTCCACCAGCCCGGTGTCGACCGAGCGGATGCCGTGGTAGGTGTTCAGATACACCGGGAAGAACACGCCCAGCGACACCAGGAACAGCTTGGCGGATTCGTCGATGCCGAACCACAGGATCACCAGCGGGATCAGCGCCAGCGGCGGGATGTTGCGCACCATCTGCAGCGTGCTGTCGAGCAGCGTGGCCGCGCTGCGGAACGTGCCCGTCAGCAGACCGAGCAGCAGGCCAAGCCCGCCGCCGATGGCAAACCCGGCCAGCGCGCGCCAGGTGCTGACACCTACGTGTTTCCACAACTCGCCCGAACGGGCCAGGTCCCAGGCAGCGTGCAGCACGGCCAGCGGGGCCGGCAGCACGCGGTTCGACAGCCCGCCGTTCTGCGAGGCCGCCTGCCACACCACGATCAGCAGCATCGGCACGATCCACGGTGCCACGGCGCGCGCCAGCGCGGCGGGATGCCGGCGCGGCGGCGGAAGATGCGGAGCGCTCATGCCGCCCTCCTTCAGCTCTGCGCGGCGCGCGGCACGATGCCGGTCGCCATGACTTCGCCGAACGGGCCCGACAGCACCTTGCCTGGCAACTTCTCGCGCACCGAACGCGGCAGCAGCGGGAACACGAGTTCGGCAAAGCGGTAGGCCTCTTCCAGGTGCGGGTAGCCGGACAGCACGAAAGTGTCGATGCCCAGCTCCGCGTACTCGCGCATGCGCTCGGCGACGGTGTGCGGATCGCCCACCAGCGCGGTGCCGGCGCCGCCGCGCACCAGGCCGACGCCGGCCCACAGGTTGGGGCTGATTTCCAGCGCCTCGCGCGTGCGGCTCGCACCTCCCGCATGCAGCGCGGCCATGCGGCGCTGCCCTTCCGAATCCATCCTGGCGAACACCGCCTGCGCGCGCGCCACGGTCTCGTCGTCGAGGCGGCTGATCAGGTCATCGGCGGCGGCCCACGCGGCGGCATCGGTCTCGCGCACGATCACGTGCAGGCGGATGCCGAACCTGACGGTGCGTCCATGCTTCGCCGCATGCCGGCGCACGTCTTCCAGCTTCTGCGCCACGTCGGCCGGCGGTTCGCCCCAGGTCAGGTAGGTATCGACCTGCTCGCCCGCCAGCGCATGCGCCGGCGCCGACGAACCGCCGAAGTACACCGGCGGATGCGGCCGCTGCAGCGGCGGATAGAGGACGCGCGCGCCCTTCACGCTCAGGTGCTTGCCCTGGTAGTCGATCTGGCCACTGTCATGGCTGGCCGCCAGTACGTCGCGCCAGATCCGCAGGAATTCGGCCGAGGCCTCGTAGCGCTCGCTGTGGTCGAGGAACAGGCCGTCGCCTTCTAGCTCGGCGGTGTCACCGCCGGTGACGAGATTGATCAGCAGCCGGCCGTTGGAAAGCCGGTCGAACGTCGCTGCCATGCGCGCGGCAAGCGTCGGCGCCATCAGGCCCGGCCGCACCGCGACCAGGAATTTCAGGCGCTGCGTCACGGCCGACAGCGCCGATGCTGCCACCCACGGGTCTTCGCAGGAACGCCCGGTGGGAATCAGCACCCCTTCGTAGCCGAGCGTATCGGCGGCCACGGCGACCTGCTTCATGTAGTCGAAGCTGACTTCGCGCGCGCCTTCGGAGGTGCCGAGGTAGCGGCTGTCGCCGTGGGTGGGGATAAACCAGAATACGTGCATGTCGTGCTCCTTGTTGTTATGCGATGCCGTCGCGACGCATCAGCGCTGTGCTTGCTGTTGCGGCCTCTGTTGCGCCTCCTCCCAGCGCGCGTCGGCCACCTTGACCGGCTTGGGAATCAGCCTGAGCGCGTGAAACGCATCGGCGATGCGCTGCTGCTCGGCCAGCACGTCGGCGCTGACCGGGCGCGCGCCGTAAGAGAAGCGCGACACCGCCAGTTCCAGCACGTCGGCAGGCAGGCCGACTTCGCCGGTCAGCACGGCGGTCGCGTCCTTCGGGTTCTTTTCGGCCCAGGTGCCCAGCGTGGCGAGTTCATCGAGGATCAGGCGCACGATTTCGGGCTTGGCCTGTGCGTAGGGACGCGACGCCAGGTAGAACTGGTGGTTGCTGACCACGTTCTTGCCGTCGGCGCCACGGCCATCGGCCAGTACGCGCGCGCCGAGCTGCTTTTCGGCGGCGGCGAGGAACGGGTCCCAGATCACCCAGGCATCGACCGAGCCGCGCTCGAAGGCAGCGCGCGCATCGGCGGGCGGCAGGTAGACCGGCTGGATATCGCTGTACTGCAGGCCAGCCTTTTCCAGCTGGCGCACCAGCAGGTAATGCACGTTCGAGCCCTTGTTGAAGGCCACACGCTTGCCGCGCAAATCGGCCACCGAGCGCAGCGTCGACAACTTCGGCACGACGACGGCCTCGGCGGTCGGCGCCGGCGGCTCGTTGCCGACATAGACCAGCTGCGCGCCGGCGGCCTGCGCGAAGATCGGCGGGGCTTCGCCCACGGTGCCGAAGTCGACCGCGCCGACATTGAGGCCTTCCAGCAGTTGCGGGCCAGCCGGGAATTCGGTCCATTTGACGGTGATGCCTTGCGGCGCCAGCCGCTTTTCCAGCGTGCCGCGCGCTTTCAGCAGCGTCAGCGTGCCGTATTTCTGGTAGCCGATGCGCAGCACCTTGGCATCGATCTTCGACTGCGCTTCGGCGCGGCCGGGCAGCAGCCCGTAGGCCAGGCCGGTGGCGGCGACCAGCGCGGCAATGAACAGGCGGCGGCGCAGCGAGCCGGCCGGCTTGATGGTGGTGGTCATGCGATTTCTCCGTGGCCGGCCAGGGCGCCGGCGAATGTTCTGAAGTCGGACTGCGTGGAAACGCGGGCAGCATCCCGCCCTGCCCGCCCGGGTTGCCGGTGGCATGGCTGGCGGCGTTGCTGCCGCGGCGCCGGACTGGCCGGCGCCAATGCATCAGGAATTCAGATCAGGCGGTACATCGCTCCGCCACCACGGCGGCAGCGGCGGCGCGCTGCACGAAGGCACCGGGCACAACGTCGAGCGCGTCGAGCGGGACCTCGATGCGGGCGTGCGCCAGTGCGTCGCGCACGCGCAGCAGGCCTTCGTCGAGGCGGGCGGACAGCGCGGCGTCGAAGCGCGCCTGGCGCACGCCGCCGCCATCGGAGGAGGCGGAGGAGGCGGAGGTGTCGATCTGCTGGTCCACGGCAAAGATGCCGGGCAGGATCTGGCGCGAGCCCAGCGCGGACAGCACCGGGCGCAGCGCGTAGTCGATCGCCAGCGCATGGGCGAGGCTGCCGCCGGTGGCGATCGGCAGCACGATCTTGTCGCGCAGGCCGGTTTGCGGCAGCAGGTCCAGGAAGGCCTTGAGCAGGCCGCTGTAGGCGGCCTTGTAGACCGGCGTGGCCAGCACCACCACCTGGGCCTCGGCCACCGCGCGGGTGGCGGCGGCAATGGCGTCGTCGTCCACGCGCGCCGCCAGCAGCGGGCCCGCCGGCAGGTCGCGCAGGTCCAGGTGGCGGGTGCGTTCACCGGCAGCTTCCAGCGCGGTGCGCAGGTGCGCCAGCACAAGGCCGGAGCGGGACTGGACTGACGGGCTGCCGGAGAGCGTCAGGATGGACATCGGGGCTTCCTTCTTCTGTTGGGCCGGCTCGGTGCCGGGCCGCCCCACGCGGCCCGGCCCGCCAGCCTCATGGATTATTTCTTGCCGGGTTGATAAACCTGGTCGAACGAGCCGCCGTCGGCGAAGTGGGTCTTCTGGGCCTTCTGCCAGCCGCCGAACACCTCATCGATGGTGAACAGCTTGACCTTGGGGAAGTTGGCCGCGTACTTGGCCGCCACCTTCTGCGAGATCGGGCGGTAGTAGTTCTTCGCGGCGATCTCCTGGCCTTCGTCGGTGTACAGGAACTGCAGGTAGGCCTCGGCGGCCTTGCGCGTGCCCTTCTTGTCGACCACCTTGTCGACCACGGCCACCGGCGGCTCGGCCAGGATCGAGATCGACGGCGCGACGATCTCGAACTTGTCCGGACCCAGCTCCTTGATGGCCAGGATGGCTTCGTTCTCCCAGGCCAGCAGCACGTCGCCCAGGCCGCGCTCGACGAAGGTGGTGGTGGCG
This genomic window contains:
- the cysT gene encoding sulfate ABC transporter permease subunit CysT → MPPSLSLADAPTPGAPDAPASRAPRRPAKQRFTVLPGFGLSLGFTLFYLTLIVLIPLSATFLKTFTMTWDAFWTSITAPRVVASLQLSFGASLVAAIVNTVFGLIVAWVLVRYRFFGKRLIDALVDLPFALPTAVAGIALTALFAGNGWIGRYLEPLGIKVAFTPLGVVVALTFIGLPFVVRTVQPVLEDVEQELEEAAASLGANRLQTFRRVILPAILPALLTGFALSFARATGEYGSVVFISGNMPMVSEIAPLMIYSKLEQYDYAGATAVAVVMLVISFGLLLLINLLQAWTRRHQSGARAALAPEAPATGKEF
- a CDS encoding RBBP9/YdeN family alpha/beta hydrolase; this translates as MTQAIGPSAGPSSAAHGTRLEIPRHLQVLTVPGLHGSGPGHWQSRWEQRFPDWQRVEQHDWSRPSLPLWAERVSEGVMRAQRVASRGALLVAHSFGCLAALRQAALDPAGIAGALLVAPADPDKFGVASLLPTYRLPFPTIMVASRNDPWMPQRTAFSWGTLWGSELVDAGNLGHINSDSGLGDWDEGLALLGTLVQRIADACDAGAIEVTPAPWEAGVEVAPGAPYI
- a CDS encoding EAL domain-containing protein, with amino-acid sequence MPGVHEPASAANPLQRYLESLPRQPLADRQLWRDARGQVQGQFFNCSLTSAFEPLVTLAEREVVAHEGSIHTYADDGVGLAAWKLFAMAADDTTLVSLDRLSRLLHAINYFAADGAHKLVLNVHNRLLAAVADDHGAAFRRALQSLGLPLERFVIQVPASANDDLPLLLHVVGNYRRNGFAVSLQASDPAEAGALMAHALPDWLKLDMRRTWTDRQLSGLRASAANAGVTLIGRRLQDAESVERLQAAGIDLGQGAFAGALVSTAGLRAQGAGAASAAAHQLSKEPV
- a CDS encoding ATP-binding cassette domain-containing protein, translating into MQMYPVEQAALAELEAGLARREAVRHEAAAPRRRHGGVALRLRQVVKRYDGREVLHDVALDVAPGEFVAIVGRSGCGKSTLLRLLAGLEGADGGSIAIDGDTQEQGKGSRKRGADVRVMFQDARLLPWKRVLDNVALGLPRARRGEAAEVLAQVGLAERAQAWPARLSGGQRQRVALARALVHHPQLLLLDEPLGALDALTRIEMQGLIEGLWRRLGFTALLVTHDVSEAVALADRIVLIEDGHIAMDERVALARPRERGAAGFAQLEAAVLQRVLRQAPAASSPLDAGTKRRAQRIDIGAHIDSPESSFAAAR
- the ssuC gene encoding aliphatic sulfonate ABC transporter permease SsuC; the encoded protein is MSAPHLPPPRRHPAALARAVAPWIVPMLLIVVWQAASQNGGLSNRVLPAPLAVLHAAWDLARSGELWKHVGVSTWRALAGFAIGGGLGLLLGLLTGTFRSAATLLDSTLQMVRNIPPLALIPLVILWFGIDESAKLFLVSLGVFFPVYLNTYHGIRSVDTGLVEMARSYGLSGWQLYREVILPGALPGILVGVRFSLGLMWVILIVAETISAQSGIGYMTMNAREFLQTDVVLVGILLYALLGKLADLLSRGLERYWLRWHPGYAAA
- the ssuD gene encoding FMNH2-dependent alkanesulfonate monooxygenase yields the protein MHVFWFIPTHGDSRYLGTSEGAREVSFDYMKQVAVAADTLGYEGVLIPTGRSCEDPWVAASALSAVTQRLKFLVAVRPGLMAPTLAARMAATFDRLSNGRLLINLVTGGDTAELEGDGLFLDHSERYEASAEFLRIWRDVLAASHDSGQIDYQGKHLSVKGARVLYPPLQRPHPPVYFGGSSAPAHALAGEQVDTYLTWGEPPADVAQKLEDVRRHAAKHGRTVRFGIRLHVIVRETDAAAWAAADDLISRLDDETVARAQAVFARMDSEGQRRMAALHAGGASRTREALEISPNLWAGVGLVRGGAGTALVGDPHTVAERMREYAELGIDTFVLSGYPHLEEAYRFAELVFPLLPRSVREKLPGKVLSGPFGEVMATGIVPRAAQS